One Anatilimnocola floriformis genomic window, ATCGCCGACATGTTCTGGGGCGATCGCTACGGCATCGTGACCGATCCCTACGGCCATTCCTGGTCAATCGCCCATCATCAGTTCGACTACACGCCCGCAGAGATGGCCGAGAACATGAAGAAGATGTGCCCACCGGCGTAGTCAGGGCCTCAGCAGTGCCAACGCGACCACTGGCCTCGTGCCAGTGGGGCCATCACTGAATGGCTACCTTGTCGCAGTTTCGTTTTGATCGCTCACGAGAAACCAGGACCATCTCCATGACCAAGCCGATCTTCATCAACTTGCCTGTCGCCAACATCGCCAAGTCGATCGCCTTCTACGAAGCCATCGGCTGCACCCGCGACGCGCGCTTTGGCGAAGGCTCCGGCGCGATGGTGTGGAACGACAGCGTCACCTTCATGCTCGGCAGCCGCGAATTTTTCGCCAGCCTCACCCCGAAGGCGATTGCCGACACCAAGACTACCGCCCAAGTGCTCTTCGCCCTCGCGCTCGACAGCCGCGAAGCCGTCGATGCCATCGCCGCCGCCGCGCTAGCCGCCGGCGGCAGCGAAGCCCACGGCGCCGAAG contains:
- a CDS encoding VOC family protein → MTKPIFINLPVANIAKSIAFYEAIGCTRDARFGEGSGAMVWNDSVTFMLGSREFFASLTPKAIADTKTTAQVLFALALDSREAVDAIAAAALAAGGSEAHGAEDEGFMYSRGFYDPDGHGFGPFYMDMSAMPA